Proteins encoded in a region of the uncultured Erythrobacter sp. genome:
- the dnaQ gene encoding DNA polymerase III subunit epsilon, which translates to MREIVFDTETTGLDPKTGDRMVEIGCVEMVGRVETGNSFHAYYNPERDMPAAAEAVHGLSISFLETKPKFAEGVDELLEFLGDVPLVAHNAGFDFGFLNSELERIGREPISLDRMVDTVAIARKKHPGAKLSLDALCTRYGVDRSHRVKHGALLDAELLAQVYVELTGGRQIGLELAAERVTTSIDEGVAETVSERGGSPARLRREPRPHAASADELARHQEFMAGIKDAIWAR; encoded by the coding sequence ATGCGGGAAATCGTTTTCGACACCGAAACCACCGGCCTAGACCCCAAGACAGGGGACCGGATGGTCGAAATCGGGTGTGTCGAAATGGTCGGGCGAGTCGAAACCGGCAATTCGTTCCACGCCTATTACAATCCCGAACGCGATATGCCCGCCGCTGCCGAAGCGGTGCATGGGCTCTCGATTTCGTTTCTCGAAACCAAACCCAAATTTGCCGAAGGTGTCGACGAACTGCTCGAATTTCTCGGCGACGTGCCCCTGGTCGCGCACAATGCCGGGTTCGATTTCGGGTTTCTCAATTCCGAACTGGAGCGGATCGGGCGCGAACCGATCAGCCTCGATCGGATGGTCGATACCGTTGCGATTGCGCGGAAAAAGCATCCGGGCGCGAAGCTCTCACTCGATGCCTTGTGCACACGCTACGGCGTCGATCGCAGCCACCGGGTGAAACACGGCGCGCTGCTTGACGCAGAATTACTCGCGCAGGTCTATGTTGAGCTGACCGGTGGCCGTCAGATCGGGTTGGAGCTTGCTGCCGAACGCGTAACGACGTCGATTGATGAAGGTGTTGCCGAAACCGTTAGTGAAAGAGGCGGAAGCCCCGCGCGCCTTCGCCGCGAGCCGCGACCGCATGCAGCGAGCGCTGATGAACTCGCGCGGCATCAGGAATTCATGGCTGGGATCAAGGATGCGATCTGGGCCCGCTGA
- the raiA gene encoding ribosome-associated translation inhibitor RaiA, translating to MDIRISGHQVETGAALQEHTTDRLEGIVEKYFDRALTSHVTFGKGGAGTFTCDIVTHVKHGLILKAQGNAHDAHVALDDAAGKIEKQLRRYKRRLKDHHEQAQHARAEEEAAYTIFAVDEEAEEVTVDAPPVIAETSVDIPTSSVADAVMMLDLRDTPALFFKNAGTDRHNMVYRRADGSIGWVEPQ from the coding sequence ATGGATATCCGCATTTCAGGACATCAGGTGGAAACAGGCGCTGCGTTGCAGGAGCATACGACGGATCGGCTGGAAGGTATCGTCGAGAAGTACTTCGACCGCGCTCTCACCTCGCATGTGACATTCGGCAAAGGCGGAGCGGGCACCTTTACCTGCGATATCGTGACACATGTGAAGCATGGCCTGATCCTGAAAGCGCAGGGCAATGCCCACGATGCGCATGTGGCGCTGGATGATGCGGCGGGCAAGATCGAGAAGCAGCTGCGTCGTTATAAACGGCGGCTGAAAGACCATCACGAGCAGGCCCAACACGCCCGTGCCGAGGAAGAAGCGGCTTATACGATCTTCGCAGTCGACGAAGAGGCGGAAGAGGTCACTGTCGACGCACCGCCAGTGATTGCCGAGACCAGCGTGGACATTCCGACCAGCAGTGTTGCCGACGCGGTGATGATGCTCGATTTACGCGATACACCAGCGCTGTTTTTCAAAAATGCTGGAACTGACAGGCATAATATGGTTTATCGCCGCGCAGACGGGTCGATCGGATGGGTCGAACCGCAATAG
- the aroE gene encoding shikimate dehydrogenase, translated as MNEDSSLPYAEVIGDPIAQSKSPLIHGFWLEQLGLEARYVARRVASEDLADYISERRGDSSWRGCNITMPLKQDVIPLLDEIEPQAKAIGAVNTVYRGEGGTLIGANTDAEGFLEPLRDKLAADHLFRMARIIGNGGAARAIITALSQHNFTLVLAARNQGKSRKLLKELVPDGEHYAAPLSHFAQETHFEFDDREGCLDLVINASPLGMRGQPELAFDWSHAPPGSIAYDIVTDPIETKFLSNAKSAGFAAIGGLSMLIGQAATAFEKFFGEAPPRDLDHQLMEKLSA; from the coding sequence ATGAACGAGGACAGCTCGCTTCCCTATGCCGAGGTAATCGGCGATCCCATTGCGCAGTCGAAATCTCCGCTGATTCATGGCTTTTGGCTTGAGCAACTTGGTCTGGAGGCACGATACGTGGCTCGCCGCGTGGCGAGCGAAGACCTTGCGGACTACATTTCTGAACGCCGCGGAGACTCGAGCTGGCGCGGGTGCAATATCACGATGCCGCTAAAGCAGGACGTAATCCCGCTGCTCGACGAAATCGAACCACAGGCAAAGGCCATCGGCGCGGTCAACACCGTCTATCGAGGAGAAGGTGGAACCTTGATTGGTGCGAACACCGATGCGGAGGGGTTCCTTGAACCTCTGCGGGACAAACTTGCCGCTGATCACCTGTTCCGTATGGCTCGAATCATCGGCAATGGCGGTGCAGCGCGGGCGATCATCACCGCGTTGTCACAGCACAATTTCACACTTGTCCTCGCAGCGCGGAATCAAGGCAAAAGCCGCAAACTGCTCAAGGAGCTTGTGCCCGATGGCGAACACTATGCCGCGCCGCTCAGTCACTTTGCGCAAGAGACCCATTTCGAATTCGACGATCGCGAAGGGTGTCTCGACCTCGTGATCAATGCGTCGCCTTTAGGAATGCGCGGCCAGCCTGAACTCGCTTTCGATTGGAGCCATGCACCGCCGGGCAGCATCGCTTACGATATCGTCACAGACCCGATTGAGACCAAATTTCTGTCGAACGCCAAAAGCGCAGGATTTGCCGCAATTGGCGGCCTGTCGATGCTCATCGGTCAGGCAGCGACGGCGTTCGAGAAGTTCTTCGGTGAGGCCCCGCCGCGTGATCTCGATCATCAGTTGATGGAGAAGCTCAGCGCATGA
- the coaE gene encoding dephospho-CoA kinase (Dephospho-CoA kinase (CoaE) performs the final step in coenzyme A biosynthesis.) — MTEESALKPKLIGLTGSIGMGKSTVAAMFERAGIPVFDADAEVRKMQGPGGELLLAIEAEFPGSTGQAGVDRDALGKLVFGDKDALKRLESIVHPAVGLKRLQFHEENAEAEMLVFDIPLLFENGGHEAFDAVVVVSAPPETQRERVLARPDMTAEKFEHILGLQVPDADKRKRADHVIDTGTTLEETEAQVAALIEQMKATAS; from the coding sequence ATGACCGAAGAGTCTGCCCTCAAACCCAAACTGATCGGCCTGACCGGCTCTATCGGCATGGGGAAATCAACCGTAGCCGCCATGTTCGAGCGCGCCGGGATCCCCGTATTCGACGCCGATGCCGAAGTTCGCAAAATGCAGGGACCGGGCGGTGAACTCTTACTTGCTATCGAAGCAGAATTCCCGGGATCAACTGGCCAAGCCGGAGTCGATCGCGATGCCCTCGGCAAGCTCGTCTTCGGCGACAAGGACGCCCTCAAACGGCTCGAATCCATCGTTCATCCCGCCGTCGGTCTGAAAAGGTTGCAGTTCCACGAGGAAAACGCTGAGGCAGAGATGCTGGTGTTCGACATCCCCCTACTGTTCGAAAACGGTGGTCACGAGGCGTTCGACGCTGTGGTAGTGGTTTCGGCTCCTCCCGAAACGCAGCGTGAGCGAGTGCTCGCTCGGCCCGACATGACCGCAGAGAAATTCGAGCACATCCTTGGCCTTCAGGTCCCCGATGCCGACAAGCGCAAGCGTGCCGATCATGTGATCGACACTGGCACGACACTTGAGGAAACCGAGGCTCAAGTAGCCGCGTTGATCGAGCAAATGAAAGCGACTGCCAGTTAG